From Pan paniscus chromosome 9, NHGRI_mPanPan1-v2.0_pri, whole genome shotgun sequence, the proteins below share one genomic window:
- the FXYD2 gene encoding sodium/potassium-transporting ATPase subunit gamma isoform X3, which produces MDRWYLGGSPKGDVDPFYYDYETVRNGGLIFAGLAFIVGLLILLSRRFRCGGNKKRRQITEDEP; this is translated from the exons ATGGACAGGTGGTACCTGG GCGGCAGCCCCAAGGGGGACGTGGACCCGTTCTACTATG ACTATGAGACTGTTCGCAATGGGGGCCTGATCTTCGCTGGACTGGCCTTCATCGTGGggctcctcatcctcctca gCAGAAGATTCCGCTGTGGGGGCAATAAGAAGCGCAG GCAAATCACTGAAGATGAGCCGTAA
- the FXYD2 gene encoding sodium/potassium-transporting ATPase subunit gamma isoform X1 yields the protein MTGLSMDSGGSPKGDVDPFYYGKPGPLCTLPEPSGPLPPSSGLSQPQVHALCPLSPLVTAGCCGRAAGRDSCWERPPIPLLLPSLSGDYETVRNGGLIFAGLAFIVGLLILLSKWGGPPGKGC from the exons ATGACTGGGTTGTCGATGGACAGTG GCGGCAGCCCCAAGGGGGACGTGGACCCGTTCTACTATGGTAAGCCTGGGCCCCTGTGCACCCTTCCTGAGCCCTCAGGACCCCTTCCACCAAGCAGCGGCCTCTCCCAGCCCCAGGTCCATGCTCTGTGCCCCTTATCTCCCCTGGTTACCGCGGGCTGCTGCGGGCGGGCTGCGGGGAGAGACAGCTGCTGGGAGAGACCACCCATCCCGCTCCTCTTGCCCTCTCTTTCCGGAGACTATGAGACTGTTCGCAATGGGGGCCTGATCTTCGCTGGACTGGCCTTCATCGTGGggctcctcatcctcctcagTAAGTGGGGTGGCCCTCCAGGGAAGGGGTGCTGA
- the FXYD2 gene encoding sodium/potassium-transporting ATPase subunit gamma isoform X2 produces MTGLSMDSGGSPKGDVDPFYYDYETVRNGGLIFAGLAFIVGLLILLSRRFRCGGNKKRRQITEDEP; encoded by the exons ATGACTGGGTTGTCGATGGACAGTG GCGGCAGCCCCAAGGGGGACGTGGACCCGTTCTACTATG ACTATGAGACTGTTCGCAATGGGGGCCTGATCTTCGCTGGACTGGCCTTCATCGTGGggctcctcatcctcctca gCAGAAGATTCCGCTGTGGGGGCAATAAGAAGCGCAG GCAAATCACTGAAGATGAGCCGTAA